In one Streptomyces sp. NBC_00597 genomic region, the following are encoded:
- the rplX gene encoding 50S ribosomal protein L24 codes for MKIKKGDLVQVITGKDKGKQGKVIQAIPTENRVLVEGVNRVKKHTKAGQTAGGSQTGGIVITEAPIHVSNVQLVVEKDGQKVVTRVGFRFDDEGNKIRVAKRTGEDI; via the coding sequence ATGAAGATCAAGAAGGGCGACCTGGTCCAGGTCATCACCGGTAAGGACAAGGGCAAGCAGGGCAAGGTCATTCAGGCCATCCCTACTGAGAACCGTGTCCTCGTCGAGGGTGTCAACCGGGTCAAGAAGCACACCAAGGCCGGCCAGACCGCTGGTGGCTCGCAGACCGGTGGCATCGTGATCACCGAGGCGCCGATCCACGTCAGCAACGTTCAGCTGGTTGTGGAGAAGGACGGCCAGAAGGTCGTTACCCGCGTCGGTTTCCGCTTCGACGACGAGGGCAACAAGATCCGCGTTGCCAAGCGGACGGGTGAGGACATCTGA
- the rpsS gene encoding 30S ribosomal protein S19: MPRSLKKGPFVDGHLVKKVDAQNEAGTKNVIKTWSRRSMIIPAMLGHTIAVHNGKTHVPVFVTESMVGHKLGEFSPTRTFRGHVKDDRKSKRR, from the coding sequence ATGCCGCGCAGTCTCAAGAAGGGACCCTTCGTCGACGGACACCTCGTTAAGAAGGTGGACGCTCAGAACGAAGCTGGTACCAAGAACGTCATCAAGACCTGGTCCCGTCGCTCGATGATCATCCCGGCCATGCTGGGTCACACCATCGCGGTGCACAACGGCAAGACCCACGTCCCGGTGTTCGTCACCGAGTCGATGGTCGGCCACAAGCTCGGCGAGTTCTCGCCGACTCGCACCTTCCGCGGCCACGTCAAGGACGACCGGAAGTCGAAGCGCCGCTAA
- the rpsC gene encoding 30S ribosomal protein S3 — MGQKVNPHGFRLGITTDFKSRWYADKLYKDYVKEDVAIRRMMTSGMERAGISKVEIERTRDRVRVDIHTARPGIVIGRRGAEADRIRGDLEKLTGKQVQLNILEVKNPELDAQLVAQAVAEQLSSRVSFRRAMRKSMQGTMKAGAKGIKIQCGGRLGGAEMSRSEFYREGRVPLHTLRANVDYGFFEAKTTFGRIGVKVWIYKGDVKNIAEVRAENAAARAGNRPARGAAGAGDRPAGRGGRGGERGGRGGRKPQQAAGAEAPKADAPAAAPAESTGTEA; from the coding sequence ATGGGCCAGAAGGTAAACCCGCACGGGTTCCGGCTCGGCATCACCACCGACTTCAAGTCGCGTTGGTACGCCGACAAGCTGTACAAGGACTACGTCAAGGAAGACGTCGCCATCCGTCGGATGATGACGTCCGGCATGGAGCGCGCCGGCATCTCGAAGGTTGAGATCGAGCGCACCCGTGACCGCGTGCGTGTGGACATCCACACCGCTCGTCCGGGCATCGTCATCGGCCGCCGTGGCGCCGAGGCCGACCGCATCCGCGGCGACCTCGAAAAGCTCACGGGCAAGCAGGTCCAGCTGAACATCCTCGAGGTCAAGAACCCCGAGCTCGACGCTCAGCTGGTTGCTCAGGCCGTTGCCGAGCAGCTCTCCTCCCGCGTCTCCTTCCGTCGTGCCATGCGCAAGAGCATGCAGGGCACCATGAAGGCCGGCGCCAAGGGCATCAAGATCCAGTGTGGCGGCCGTCTCGGCGGCGCCGAGATGTCCCGCTCCGAGTTCTACCGCGAGGGTCGTGTGCCGCTGCACACGCTGCGCGCGAACGTGGACTACGGCTTCTTCGAGGCCAAGACCACCTTCGGCCGTATCGGTGTGAAGGTCTGGATCTACAAGGGCGACGTCAAGAACATCGCCGAGGTTCGCGCCGAGAACGCTGCGGCCCGTGCGGGTAACCGCCCGGCCCGTGGTGCCGCAGGCGCTGGCGACCGTCCCGCCGGCCGTGGTGGCCGTGGTGGCGAGCGCGGCGGCCGTGGTGGCCGCAAGCCGCAGCAGGCTGCTGGTGCCGAGGCCCCCAAGGCCGACGCTCCCGCCGCCGCTCCGGCCGAGAGCACCGGAACGGAGGCCTGA
- the rplN gene encoding 50S ribosomal protein L14, producing MIQQESRLRIADNTGAKEILCIRVLGGSGRRYAGIGDVIVATVKDAIPGGNVKKGDVVKAVIVRTVKERRRQDGSYIRFDENAAVILKNDGDPRGTRIFGPVGRELREKKFMKIISLAPEVL from the coding sequence GTGATCCAGCAGGAGTCGCGACTGCGTATCGCCGACAACACTGGTGCCAAGGAAATCCTTTGCATCCGTGTTCTCGGTGGTTCCGGTCGCCGCTACGCGGGCATCGGTGACGTCATCGTCGCCACCGTCAAGGACGCGATCCCCGGTGGCAACGTGAAGAAGGGTGACGTCGTCAAGGCGGTCATCGTTCGCACCGTCAAGGAGCGTCGCCGCCAGGACGGCTCGTACATCCGCTTTGACGAGAACGCCGCCGTCATTCTGAAGAACGACGGCGACCCTCGCGGCACCCGTATCTTCGGCCCGGTGGGCCGTGAGCTGCGCGAGAAGAAGTTCATGAAGATCATCTCGCTCGCGCCGGAGGTGCTGTAA
- the rplD gene encoding 50S ribosomal protein L4 yields the protein MSTIDILSPAGDKAGTVELPAEIFDAKTSVPLIHQVVVAQLAAARQGTHKTKRRGEVRGGGRKPYRQKGTGRARQGSTRAPQFVGGGVVHGPQPRDYSQRTPKKMKAAALRGALSDRARHSRIHVVTGVVEGAASTKAAKTLFGKISERKNLLLVVERADEAAWLSARNLPQVHILEPGQLNTYDVIVSDDVVFTQAAFESFVSGPKADETEGSDA from the coding sequence ATGAGCACCATTGACATCCTTTCGCCGGCAGGCGACAAGGCCGGTACCGTCGAGCTCCCCGCGGAGATCTTCGACGCGAAGACCAGCGTTCCGCTGATCCACCAGGTCGTTGTCGCTCAGCTGGCTGCTGCCCGTCAGGGCACGCACAAGACCAAGCGTCGCGGCGAAGTCCGTGGTGGTGGCCGCAAGCCGTACCGCCAGAAGGGCACCGGCCGCGCCCGTCAGGGTTCGACCCGCGCTCCGCAGTTCGTCGGCGGTGGCGTCGTCCACGGCCCGCAGCCGCGTGACTACTCCCAGCGGACCCCGAAGAAGATGAAGGCCGCCGCCCTCCGCGGTGCCCTCTCGGACCGTGCGCGTCACTCCCGCATCCACGTCGTCACCGGCGTGGTCGAGGGTGCCGCCTCCACGAAGGCCGCCAAGACGCTGTTCGGCAAGATCTCGGAGCGCAAGAACCTGCTCCTGGTCGTCGAGCGCGCCGACGAGGCCGCGTGGCTGTCCGCCCGCAACCTGCCCCAGGTTCACATCCTGGAGCCGGGCCAGCTGAACACGTACGACGTGATCGTCTCTGACGACGTGGTCTTCACTCAGGCCGCTTTCGAGTCCTTCGTGTCTGGCCCCAAGGCCGATGAGACCGAAGGGAGCGACGCCTGA
- the rplC gene encoding 50S ribosomal protein L3: MAKQIKGVLGEKLGMTQVWDENNRVVPVTVVKAGPCVVTQVRTNDIDGYESVQIAFGEIDPRKVNKPLKGHFAKADVTPRRHLVELRTSDASEYTLGQEITAEVFESGVKVDVTGNSKGKGFAGVMKRHNFRGLGAGHGVQRKHRSPGSIGGCATPGRVFKGMRMAGRMGNERVTTQNLTIHAVDAEKGLLLIKGAVPGPNGGLVLVRTAAKGA, translated from the coding sequence ATGGCAAAGCAGATCAAGGGCGTCCTGGGCGAGAAGCTCGGCATGACCCAGGTCTGGGACGAGAACAACCGTGTCGTCCCGGTGACCGTCGTCAAGGCCGGGCCCTGCGTCGTTACCCAGGTCCGTACGAACGACATCGACGGCTACGAGTCGGTCCAGATCGCCTTCGGCGAGATCGACCCGCGCAAGGTGAACAAGCCCCTCAAGGGCCACTTCGCCAAGGCCGACGTGACCCCCCGCCGCCACCTGGTGGAGCTCCGCACCTCCGACGCCAGCGAGTACACGCTCGGCCAGGAGATCACTGCTGAGGTGTTCGAGTCCGGCGTCAAGGTTGACGTCACGGGCAACAGCAAGGGCAAGGGCTTCGCCGGTGTCATGAAGCGGCACAACTTCCGGGGCCTCGGCGCCGGTCACGGTGTGCAGCGCAAGCACCGCTCCCCCGGTTCGATCGGTGGCTGCGCCACCCCTGGGCGTGTCTTCAAGGGCATGCGCATGGCCGGTCGCATGGGCAACGAGCGCGTCACCACCCAGAACCTGACCATCCACGCGGTTGACGCGGAGAAGGGTCTGCTCCTCATCAAGGGCGCAGTCCCCGGTCCGAACGGCGGCCTCGTCCTGGTCCGTACCGCGGCCAAGGGGGCTTGA
- the rpsQ gene encoding 30S ribosomal protein S17, which yields MSEKNVTETNERGFRKTREGLVVSDKMDKTVVVAVEDRVKHALYGKVIRRTNKLKAHDEQNAAGVGDRVLIMETRPLSASKRWRIVEILEKAK from the coding sequence ATGAGCGAGAAGAACGTGACTGAGACGAACGAGCGCGGCTTCCGCAAGACCCGTGAGGGTCTCGTCGTCAGCGACAAGATGGACAAGACCGTCGTCGTCGCCGTCGAGGACCGCGTCAAGCACGCGCTGTACGGCAAGGTCATCCGCCGTACGAACAAGCTCAAGGCTCACGACGAGCAGAACGCTGCCGGCGTCGGCGACCGCGTCCTCATCATGGAGACGCGTCCGCTGTCGGCGAGCAAGCGCTGGCGCATCGTCGAGATCCTCGAGAAGGCCAAGTAA
- the rplW gene encoding 50S ribosomal protein L23 encodes MSEATVTSKTFTDPRDLLIKPVVSEKSYALLDENKYTFIVAPGSNKTQIKQAVEAVFGVKVTGVNTINRQGKRKRTKTGFGKRADTKRAIVTLAEGDRIDIFGGQAS; translated from the coding sequence ATGTCTGAGGCGACCGTTACCAGCAAGACCTTCACTGACCCGCGCGACCTGCTGATCAAGCCGGTTGTCTCGGAGAAGAGCTACGCGCTGCTGGACGAGAACAAGTACACGTTCATCGTCGCGCCCGGCTCCAACAAGACCCAGATCAAGCAGGCCGTCGAGGCGGTCTTCGGGGTCAAGGTCACCGGGGTCAACACGATCAACCGTCAGGGTAAGCGCAAGCGCACCAAGACCGGTTTCGGCAAGCGCGCTGACACCAAGCGCGCCATCGTGACCCTCGCTGAGGGCGACCGAATCGACATCTTCGGCGGCCAGGCCTCCTAA
- the rplR gene encoding 50S ribosomal protein L18 → MAYGVKIAKGDAYKRAAKARRHIRIRKNVSGTAERPRLVVTRSNRNIVAQVIDDLQGHTLASASTLDASIRGGEGDKSSQAQAVGALVAERAKAAGVETVVFDRGGNRYAGRIAALADAAREAGLKF, encoded by the coding sequence ATGGCATACGGTGTGAAGATCGCCAAGGGCGACGCGTACAAGCGCGCTGCCAAGGCTCGCCGCCACATCCGCATCCGCAAGAACGTCTCGGGTACGGCGGAGCGTCCGCGCCTCGTCGTGACGCGTTCGAACCGCAACATCGTTGCTCAGGTCATCGACGACCTCCAGGGTCACACCCTGGCGTCCGCGTCGACCCTGGACGCTTCGATCCGCGGTGGCGAAGGCGACAAGAGCTCGCAGGCCCAGGCTGTCGGCGCGCTCGTCGCCGAGCGTGCCAAGGCCGCGGGTGTCGAGACCGTCGTGTTCGACCGCGGTGGCAACCGATACGCCGGGCGCATTGCCGCTCTGGCTGACGCCGCCCGCGAAGCCGGGCTGAAGTTCTAA
- the rplV gene encoding 50S ribosomal protein L22 — translation MEARAQARYIRVTPMKARRVVDLIRGMDATEAQAVLRFAPQAASVPVGKVLDSAIANAAHNYNHPDASTLVISEAYVDEGPTLKRFRPRAQGRAYRIRKRTSHITVVVSSKEGSR, via the coding sequence ATGGAAGCCAGGGCCCAGGCGCGGTACATCCGCGTCACGCCCATGAAGGCCCGCCGAGTGGTGGACCTCATCCGTGGCATGGATGCCACGGAGGCTCAGGCGGTCCTGCGTTTCGCCCCGCAGGCCGCGAGCGTGCCGGTAGGCAAGGTGCTTGACAGCGCCATTGCCAACGCCGCACACAACTACAACCACCCGGACGCCTCCACGCTGGTCATCAGCGAGGCGTACGTGGACGAGGGCCCGACCCTGAAGCGGTTCCGTCCGCGTGCGCAGGGCCGTGCCTACCGGATCCGCAAGCGGACCAGCCACATCACCGTGGTCGTCAGCAGCAAGGAAGGTTCCCGGTAA
- the rplE gene encoding 50S ribosomal protein L5: MATTPRLKTKYREDIAGKLREEFSYENVMQIPGLVKIVVNMGVGDAARDSKLIDGAIRDLTTITGQKPAVTKARKSIAQFKLREGQPIGCHVTLRGDRMWEFLDRTLSLALPRIRDFRGLSPKQFDGRGNYTFGLTEQVMFHEIDQDKIDRTRGMDITVVTTATNDAEGRALLRHLGFPFKEA, from the coding sequence ATGGCTACCACTCCGCGTCTCAAGACGAAGTACCGCGAGGACATCGCGGGCAAGCTGCGTGAAGAGTTCTCGTACGAGAACGTCATGCAGATCCCCGGCCTCGTGAAGATCGTGGTCAACATGGGTGTGGGCGACGCCGCCCGCGACTCCAAGCTGATCGACGGCGCCATCCGCGACCTGACGACGATCACCGGTCAGAAGCCGGCCGTCACGAAGGCCCGCAAGTCCATCGCGCAGTTCAAGCTGCGTGAGGGTCAGCCGATCGGCTGCCACGTCACCCTCCGTGGTGACCGCATGTGGGAGTTCCTGGACCGTACGCTGTCGCTCGCGCTGCCGCGTATCCGTGACTTCCGTGGTCTGTCGCCGAAGCAGTTCGACGGCCGTGGCAACTACACCTTCGGTCTCACGGAGCAGGTCATGTTCCACGAGATCGACCAGGACAAGATCGACCGTACCCGGGGTATGGACATCACCGTGGTCACCACGGCGACCAACGACGCTGAGGGCCGCGCGCTCCTTCGTCACCTCGGCTTCCCCTTCAAGGAGGCGTAA
- a CDS encoding type Z 30S ribosomal protein S14, whose amino-acid sequence MAKKALIAKAARKPKFGVRAYTRCQRCGRPHSVYRKFGLCRVCLREMAHRGELPGVTKSSW is encoded by the coding sequence ATGGCGAAGAAGGCTCTCATCGCGAAGGCTGCCCGCAAGCCCAAGTTCGGTGTGCGTGCGTACACCCGCTGCCAGCGCTGCGGTCGTCCCCACTCCGTGTACCGCAAGTTCGGCCTGTGCCGCGTATGCCTTCGTGAGATGGCTCACCGTGGCGAGCTGCCGGGCGTGACCAAGAGCTCCTGGTAA
- the rpsH gene encoding 30S ribosomal protein S8 produces MTMTDPIADMLTRLRNANSAYHDTVVMPHSKIKSHIAEILKQEGFITGWKVEDAEVGKNLVLELKFGPNRERSIAGIKRISKPGLRVYAKSTNLPKVLGGLGVAIISTSHGLLTGQQAGKKGVGGEVLAYVW; encoded by the coding sequence ATGACCATGACTGACCCGATCGCAGACATGCTGACCCGTCTGCGTAACGCTAACTCGGCGTACCACGACACTGTCGTGATGCCGCACAGCAAGATCAAGTCGCACATCGCGGAGATCCTCAAGCAGGAGGGTTTCATCACCGGCTGGAAGGTCGAGGACGCCGAGGTCGGCAAGAACCTCGTCCTCGAGCTGAAGTTCGGGCCGAACCGTGAGCGCTCCATCGCGGGCATCAAGCGGATCTCGAAGCCCGGTCTGCGCGTGTACGCAAAGTCCACCAACCTGCCGAAGGTCCTCGGCGGCCTGGGCGTGGCGATCATCTCCACGTCCCACGGTCTCCTGACCGGCCAGCAGGCAGGCAAGAAGGGCGTAGGTGGGGAAGTCCTCGCCTACGTCTGGTAG
- the rpsJ gene encoding 30S ribosomal protein S10, which yields MAGQKIRIRLKAYDHEVIDSSAKKIVETVTRTGASVAGPVPLPTEKNVYCVIKSPHKYKDSREHFEMRTHKRLIDILDPTPKTVDSLMRLDLPAGVDIEIKL from the coding sequence ATGGCGGGACAGAAGATCCGCATCCGGCTCAAGGCCTACGACCACGAGGTCATCGACTCCTCGGCGAAGAAGATCGTCGAGACGGTGACCCGCACTGGTGCGTCGGTCGCAGGCCCGGTGCCGCTGCCCACTGAGAAGAACGTGTACTGCGTCATCAAGTCGCCGCACAAGTACAAGGACTCGCGCGAGCACTTCGAGATGCGCACGCACAAGCGCCTGATCGACATCCTCGACCCGACGCCCAAGACCGTTGACTCGCTGATGCGCCTGGACCTTCCGGCCGGCGTTGACATCGAGATCAAGCTCTGA
- a CDS encoding glycosyltransferase, with product MTFDFMLPYYGDVQLMQDAVRSVLAQTDRDFRLVVVDDGKEPDVPGWFEALGDERVHYTRNEQNLGITKNFQKCVRLSEADYVVIMGCDDLLHPHYLETVRGLIADNPGIGMVQPGVEVIDGTGQVAYGLADQTKRRLYAPQVKDRRLMGGEELATSVLRGNWLYFPSICWRGEALRGVNFRDEYSVIQDLALVVDLLELGEQMLIDESTTVFRYRRHAVSESSVQAFSGTRFTEAERYFSAVAARMDARGWTKAARAARFHSASRLHAITMLPGALRRGHREGVRTLAKHAFTAGQRAD from the coding sequence GTGACCTTCGACTTCATGCTCCCCTACTACGGGGACGTGCAGCTGATGCAGGACGCCGTCCGCAGCGTCCTGGCGCAGACGGACCGGGACTTCCGCCTCGTCGTCGTCGACGACGGCAAGGAGCCGGACGTCCCGGGCTGGTTCGAGGCCCTCGGCGACGAGCGGGTGCACTACACCCGCAACGAGCAGAACCTCGGCATCACCAAGAACTTCCAGAAGTGCGTACGGCTCTCCGAAGCCGACTACGTCGTCATCATGGGCTGCGACGACCTACTGCACCCGCACTACCTGGAGACCGTCCGCGGCCTCATCGCCGACAACCCGGGCATCGGCATGGTCCAGCCCGGCGTCGAGGTCATCGACGGCACCGGCCAGGTCGCGTACGGGCTGGCCGACCAGACCAAGCGGCGGCTGTACGCACCGCAGGTCAAGGACCGGCGTCTGATGGGCGGCGAGGAGCTGGCCACCAGCGTGCTGCGCGGGAACTGGCTGTACTTCCCGTCGATCTGCTGGCGCGGCGAGGCCCTGCGCGGGGTCAACTTCCGCGACGAGTACTCGGTGATCCAGGACCTGGCCCTGGTCGTCGACCTCCTCGAACTCGGCGAGCAGATGCTGATCGACGAGTCCACCACGGTGTTCCGGTACCGCCGCCACGCGGTCAGCGAATCGTCGGTGCAGGCCTTCTCCGGCACCCGCTTCACCGAGGCCGAACGGTACTTCTCCGCCGTGGCCGCCCGCATGGACGCCCGCGGCTGGACCAAGGCCGCGCGCGCGGCCCGTTTCCACAGCGCCTCCCGGCTGCACGCCATCACCATGCTCCCCGGCGCCCTGCGCCGCGGCCACCGCGAGGGCGTCCGCACGCTGGCCAAGCACGCCTTCACCGCCGGTCAGCGCGCCGACTGA
- the rplF gene encoding 50S ribosomal protein L6 has protein sequence MSRIGKLPIQVPAGVDVTIDGRTVAVKGPKGLLSHTVAAPIEIVKGEDGVLNVTRPNDERQNKALHGLSRTLVANMITGVTTGYVKALEISGVGYRVAAKGSALEFQLGYSHPILIEAPEGISFKVESPTKFSVEGIDKQKVGEVAANIRKLRKPDPYKAKGVKYAGEVIRRKVGKAGK, from the coding sequence ATGTCGCGAATCGGCAAGCTCCCCATCCAGGTTCCCGCCGGTGTGGACGTCACCATCGATGGCCGCACGGTCGCAGTGAAGGGCCCCAAGGGTCTCCTTTCGCACACCGTCGCCGCGCCGATCGAGATCGTCAAGGGTGAGGACGGCGTTCTGAACGTCACCCGCCCCAACGACGAGCGTCAGAACAAGGCCCTGCACGGCCTGTCCCGCACGCTGGTGGCGAACATGATCACCGGTGTGACCACGGGATACGTCAAGGCTCTCGAGATCAGCGGTGTCGGTTACCGCGTCGCCGCGAAGGGCTCCGCTCTGGAGTTCCAGCTTGGTTACAGCCACCCGATCCTGATCGAGGCGCCCGAGGGCATCTCCTTCAAGGTCGAGTCGCCCACCAAGTTCTCGGTCGAGGGCATCGACAAGCAGAAGGTCGGCGAGGTCGCCGCCAACATCCGCAAGCTGCGGAAGCCCGACCCGTACAAGGCCAAGGGTGTCAAGTACGCCGGCGAGGTCATCCGCCGCAAGGTCGGAAAGGCTGGTAAGTAG
- the rplP gene encoding 50S ribosomal protein L16: MLIPRRVKHRKQHHPKRSGMAKGGTEVSFGEYGIQALTPAYVTNRQIEAARIAMTRHIKRGGKVWINIYPDRPLTKKPAETRMGSGKGSPEWWIANVHPGRVMFELSYPNEKIAREALTRAAHKLPMKCRIVRREAGES; this comes from the coding sequence ATGCTGATCCCTCGTAGGGTCAAGCACCGCAAGCAGCACCACCCGAAGCGCAGCGGTATGGCCAAGGGCGGTACTGAGGTCTCGTTCGGCGAGTACGGCATCCAGGCGCTGACCCCGGCGTACGTGACGAACCGCCAGATCGAGGCGGCTCGTATTGCGATGACCCGCCACATCAAGCGTGGCGGCAAGGTCTGGATCAACATCTACCCGGACCGTCCGCTCACGAAGAAGCCGGCCGAAACCCGCATGGGTTCCGGTAAGGGTTCTCCCGAGTGGTGGATCGCCAACGTGCACCCGGGCCGGGTCATGTTCGAGCTGTCCTACCCGAACGAGAAGATTGCTCGTGAGGCGCTCACCCGCGCTGCTCACAAGCTTCCGATGAAGTGCCGGATTGTTCGGCGCGAGGCAGGTGAGTCGTGA
- the rplB gene encoding 50S ribosomal protein L2, which translates to MGIRKYKPTTPGRRGSSVADFVEITRSTPEKSLVRPLHSKGGRNNTGRITVRHQGGGHKRAYRVIDFRRHDKDGVPAKVAHIEYDPNRTARIALLHYADGEKRYIIAPRGLSQGDRIENGPTADIKPGNNLALRNIPVGTTIHAIELRPGGGAKFARSAGASVQLLAKEGTMAHLRMPSGEIRLVDARCRATVGEVGNAEQSNINWGKAGRMRWKGVRPSVRGVAMNPVDHPHGGGEGKTSGGRHPVSPWGQKEGRTRSPKKASSKYIVRRRKTNKKR; encoded by the coding sequence ATGGGTATCCGCAAGTACAAGCCGACGACCCCGGGCCGTCGTGGCTCCAGCGTCGCCGACTTTGTCGAGATCACGCGGTCCACGCCGGAGAAGTCGCTGGTTCGCCCGCTGCACAGCAAGGGCGGCCGTAACAACACCGGTCGGATCACCGTTCGCCACCAGGGTGGTGGACACAAGCGCGCCTACCGCGTGATCGACTTCCGTCGTCACGACAAGGACGGCGTGCCGGCCAAGGTCGCGCACATCGAGTACGACCCCAACCGCACGGCGCGCATCGCGCTCCTGCACTACGCGGACGGCGAGAAGCGCTACATCATCGCTCCCCGCGGTCTGTCCCAGGGCGACCGGATTGAGAACGGCCCCACGGCCGACATCAAGCCCGGCAACAACCTGGCCCTCCGCAACATCCCGGTCGGTACCACGATCCACGCGATCGAGCTCCGTCCCGGTGGTGGCGCCAAGTTCGCCCGTTCCGCGGGTGCCTCCGTGCAGCTGCTGGCGAAGGAGGGCACGATGGCCCACCTTCGTATGCCGTCCGGTGAGATCCGCCTGGTCGACGCGCGCTGCCGCGCGACGGTCGGCGAGGTCGGCAACGCCGAGCAGTCGAACATCAACTGGGGCAAGGCCGGCCGCATGCGCTGGAAGGGCGTTCGCCCCTCCGTCCGCGGTGTCGCGATGAACCCGGTTGACCACCCGCACGGTGGTGGTGAGGGCAAGACCAGCGGTGGTCGCCACCCGGTCTCCCCGTGGGGTCAGAAGGAGGGTCGTACTCGCTCGCCGAAGAAGGCTTCGAGCAAGTACATCGTCCGCCGCCGCAAGACGAACAAGAAGCGCTAG
- a CDS encoding DUF2304 domain-containing protein has translation MKYFWIQLLLIAGSVSMALMFIRTWGQAKNRAWKRIAFSVFVVVNVYAVLRPTDVTWVAHQLGVGRGTDLVLYVMVLAMGFLTLNTFLRFRSLEKKITDLARTVALSEGARHNDARLGTTIGAPATEPAPAAEPKPADADSVKA, from the coding sequence ATGAAGTACTTCTGGATCCAGCTGCTGCTCATCGCGGGCTCGGTGTCGATGGCACTGATGTTCATACGTACGTGGGGCCAGGCGAAGAACCGTGCCTGGAAGCGCATCGCGTTCTCGGTGTTCGTCGTCGTCAACGTGTACGCCGTGCTCCGCCCCACGGACGTCACGTGGGTGGCGCACCAGCTCGGCGTCGGCCGCGGCACCGACCTGGTGCTGTACGTCATGGTGCTGGCCATGGGCTTCCTGACCCTCAACACCTTCCTGCGCTTCCGCTCGTTGGAGAAGAAGATCACCGACCTGGCCCGGACGGTGGCCCTGAGTGAGGGTGCGCGGCACAACGACGCGCGCCTCGGCACGACCATCGGTGCGCCCGCGACCGAGCCGGCGCCCGCCGCGGAGCCGAAGCCCGCAGACGCCGACTCCGTGAAGGCCTGA
- the rpmC gene encoding 50S ribosomal protein L29, producing MATGTKASELRELGNEELVGKLREAKEELFKLRFQAATGQLENNGRLKSVRKDIARIYTLMHERELGIETVESA from the coding sequence ATGGCGACGGGAACCAAGGCGTCCGAGCTGCGTGAGCTCGGCAACGAGGAGCTCGTTGGCAAGCTGCGCGAGGCCAAGGAGGAGCTGTTCAAGCTCCGCTTCCAGGCGGCCACGGGTCAGCTGGAGAACAACGGCCGGCTCAAGTCCGTCCGTAAGGACATCGCTCGCATCTACACCCTGATGCACGAGCGTGAGCTCGGTATCGAGACGGTGGAGAGCGCCTGA
- the rpsE gene encoding 30S ribosomal protein S5, giving the protein MAGPQRRGSGAGGGERRDRKGRDGGPAAEKTAYVERVVAINRVAKVVKGGRRFSFTALVVVGDGDGTVGVGYGKAKEVPAAIAKGVEEAKKSFFKVPRIQGTIPHPITGERAAGVVLLKPAAPGTGVIAGGPVRAVLECAGVHDILSKSLGSSNAINIVHATVAALKGLQRPEEIAARRGLPLEDVAPAALLRARAGAGA; this is encoded by the coding sequence ATGGCTGGACCCCAGCGCCGCGGAAGCGGTGCCGGTGGCGGCGAGCGGCGGGACCGGAAGGGTCGCGACGGTGGCCCTGCCGCCGAGAAGACCGCTTACGTTGAGCGCGTTGTCGCGATCAACCGCGTCGCCAAGGTTGTCAAGGGTGGTCGCCGCTTCAGCTTCACCGCGCTGGTCGTGGTGGGCGACGGTGACGGCACTGTAGGTGTCGGTTACGGCAAGGCCAAGGAAGTTCCCGCGGCCATCGCCAAGGGTGTCGAGGAAGCCAAGAAGAGCTTCTTCAAGGTTCCGCGCATCCAGGGCACCATCCCTCACCCGATCACGGGCGAGCGTGCCGCGGGTGTCGTGCTCCTGAAGCCGGCTGCCCCGGGTACCGGTGTTATCGCCGGTGGTCCGGTGCGCGCCGTTCTGGAGTGCGCCGGCGTTCACGACATTCTGTCGAAGTCGCTCGGCTCTTCGAACGCGATCAACATCGTGCACGCGACCGTGGCGGCCCTCAAGGGCCTGCAGCGTCCCGAGGAGATCGCGGCTCGCCGTGGTCTGCCCCTTGAGGACGTCGCCCCCGCGGCTCTGCTCCGTGCACGTGCTGGGGCGGGTGCGTAA